One genomic window of Natronorubrum aibiense includes the following:
- a CDS encoding protein sorting system archaetidylserine decarboxylase, translating to MNFAPGAWKYAVLPLLAAPFALVFSVTASLLALAASVGTLAFFRDPERTPPPTGVVSPADGNVSVLREEGNRVRLGVFMNVWHVHVIRAPFDAAVTDVEHVSGANRPAFSKESDRNERVHVRCETDSPNLPAAEGSATGATRDADAPDSDASDAEVTFIAGAFARRIHPYVERGDDVARGDRLGHIAFGSRVDLLFPPTVDLEDIAVDVGDSMTAGETVVLETAAEMDFDVGIE from the coding sequence ATGAACTTCGCGCCGGGGGCCTGGAAGTACGCCGTTCTTCCTCTGCTTGCTGCACCGTTCGCGCTCGTGTTCAGCGTGACGGCGAGTCTCCTTGCACTCGCCGCCAGTGTCGGGACACTCGCCTTTTTCCGCGACCCTGAGCGGACGCCGCCGCCGACTGGCGTCGTCTCACCGGCCGATGGGAACGTCTCCGTGCTCCGCGAGGAGGGCAACCGCGTTCGACTGGGCGTCTTCATGAACGTCTGGCACGTCCACGTCATCCGCGCGCCGTTCGACGCCGCCGTGACGGACGTCGAACACGTCTCCGGTGCGAACCGCCCGGCGTTTTCGAAGGAGTCGGATCGCAACGAGCGCGTGCACGTTCGATGTGAGACGGACTCTCCGAACCTCCCTGCAGCCGAGGGATCGGCGACGGGGGCGACTCGAGACGCCGATGCGCCGGATTCGGACGCGAGCGACGCCGAAGTCACGTTCATCGCCGGCGCGTTCGCCCGTCGCATTCACCCCTACGTCGAACGCGGCGACGACGTCGCCCGCGGCGACCGACTCGGCCACATCGCCTTCGGTAGCCGCGTCGACCTGCTCTTTCCCCCTACGGTGGACCTCGAGGACATCGCTGTCGACGTGGGTGATTCGATGACTGCCGGGGAGACGGTGGTACTCGAGACGGCCGCGGAAATGGATTTCGACGTCGGCATCGAGTGA
- a CDS encoding transcription initiation factor IIB, which produces MTRSLIDHTKTESTKTEPGLCPDCETDTIVHDPDRGERVCKECGLVLTEDPIDYGPEWRAFNAQEHDELSRVGAPLTQSMHDRGLTTTIDWRNKDANGHSMSADKHGQLHRLRVWQERIRTKNAGERNLKYALSEIDRMVSALGVPKPVKETASVIYRQALEQDLIRGRSIEGVATSALYTACRKEDIPRSLEEVTSVSRVDQREIGRTYRYIADELDINLEPTNPRQFVPRFCSELDVDKDVETKAVEIIDETTQQGLHSGKSPTGFAAAAIYAAGLLCDETIPQRAVADTAQTTVVTVRNRYREQLEAIDQAPA; this is translated from the coding sequence ATGACGCGGTCCCTCATCGATCACACGAAGACAGAATCAACGAAGACAGAGCCTGGGCTGTGTCCGGACTGCGAAACGGATACGATCGTACACGATCCGGACCGCGGCGAACGAGTCTGTAAGGAGTGCGGCCTCGTCCTGACCGAAGATCCGATCGACTACGGTCCGGAATGGCGTGCGTTCAACGCCCAGGAACACGACGAACTCTCCCGTGTCGGTGCGCCACTCACCCAGTCGATGCACGACCGGGGGCTGACGACGACGATCGACTGGCGTAACAAAGACGCCAACGGCCACTCGATGTCGGCCGACAAACACGGCCAGCTCCACCGGCTCCGGGTTTGGCAGGAACGCATTCGAACCAAAAACGCCGGCGAACGAAACCTCAAGTACGCTCTCTCGGAGATCGACCGCATGGTCAGTGCTCTCGGTGTTCCGAAACCCGTCAAGGAGACGGCAAGCGTCATTTACCGACAGGCACTCGAGCAAGACCTCATCCGGGGCCGGTCGATCGAAGGCGTTGCAACCAGCGCACTCTACACTGCCTGTCGAAAGGAGGACATTCCACGCAGTCTCGAGGAAGTAACCTCCGTCTCCCGAGTCGACCAGCGCGAGATCGGTCGGACCTATCGATACATCGCGGACGAACTCGACATCAACTTGGAGCCGACGAATCCACGCCAGTTCGTCCCCCGGTTCTGTTCCGAGCTCGATGTCGACAAAGACGTCGAAACGAAAGCCGTCGAGATCATCGACGAAACGACCCAGCAGGGGCTCCATTCGGGGAAATCACCGACCGGCTTCGCCGCCGCAGCCATCTACGCTGCCGGCTTGCTCTGTGACGAGACGATTCCCCAGCGGGCAGTCGCCGATACCGCACAGACGACCGTCGTCACCGTTCGCAATCGATATCGCGAACAACTCGAGGCCATCGATCAAGCCCCGGCCTGA
- a CDS encoding carboxylate--amine ligase — protein sequence MDNSAWNGNESVVVPGIAAPSTVACARSLGRRGIRTIVVSSDETTPAFQSKYCDEAVRVPSPHEDLVAYKDALRSLAMRPDVRTIIPVREPDIYVLSKYRDEFAEHVATPWPTFDTLARAQDRMRLFEAADTAGVAAPETALFTTAPEEGRKWIIKPRYTILGDEYVEEYTPETCVAPPSTQYLESTRAATAEEFRTEMHHVPLVQEYVSTTEEYGFFALYDEGEPVATFQHRQRRGYSYAGGPSAFRESVDIPALEESGLALLDELEWHGLAMVEFLRDEETGEFKLMEVNPRFWSSLPFSVQTGADFPYYYWLLATGARDRIDHSYQPGIGGHLLRGELLYLHSILRKDIDLVEKPPMTDAIREVARTLYEEPRFDYLSRDDPRPFVRDLLNTFATLR from the coding sequence ATGGACAACTCCGCCTGGAACGGGAACGAGTCAGTCGTCGTTCCGGGGATCGCCGCACCGAGTACGGTCGCCTGTGCGAGATCGCTCGGCCGACGCGGCATCCGAACGATCGTCGTCTCGAGTGATGAAACGACCCCGGCATTTCAGTCGAAGTACTGTGACGAGGCCGTGCGCGTGCCGTCGCCACACGAGGATCTCGTGGCGTACAAAGACGCGTTGCGCTCGCTTGCGATGCGCCCGGACGTGCGGACGATCATTCCCGTTCGGGAGCCGGATATCTACGTGTTGTCGAAGTACAGAGACGAGTTCGCCGAGCACGTGGCCACGCCGTGGCCGACGTTCGACACGTTAGCGCGAGCGCAGGATCGAATGCGACTGTTCGAGGCCGCCGACACGGCGGGTGTCGCCGCGCCGGAGACGGCGCTGTTTACTACCGCACCCGAGGAAGGGCGCAAGTGGATTATCAAGCCGCGGTACACGATCCTCGGCGACGAGTACGTCGAGGAGTACACGCCCGAAACCTGCGTCGCCCCGCCGTCGACACAGTATCTCGAGTCGACTCGAGCCGCCACGGCCGAAGAGTTCAGGACGGAGATGCACCACGTGCCGCTGGTACAGGAGTACGTCTCGACGACCGAGGAGTACGGCTTCTTTGCGCTCTACGACGAGGGCGAACCGGTGGCGACCTTCCAGCACCGTCAACGCCGCGGTTACAGCTACGCGGGCGGTCCCAGCGCGTTTCGCGAATCAGTCGACATCCCGGCCCTCGAGGAATCCGGGCTGGCGCTGCTCGACGAACTGGAGTGGCACGGGCTCGCGATGGTCGAGTTCCTGCGTGACGAGGAGACCGGCGAGTTCAAACTCATGGAAGTCAACCCGCGATTCTGGTCGTCGCTTCCCTTCTCGGTCCAAACCGGTGCGGATTTCCCGTACTACTACTGGCTGCTGGCAACCGGCGCACGGGACCGAATCGACCACAGCTACCAGCCGGGGATCGGCGGCCACCTGCTTCGGGGTGAGTTGTTGTATCTCCACTCGATACTCAGAAAGGACATCGACCTCGTGGAGAAGCCGCCGATGACGGATGCGATACGAGAGGTGGCACGAACGCTCTACGAGGAGCCACGGTTCGACTATCTCAGTCGTGACGATCCGCGTCCCTTCGTTCGCGATCTCCTGAACACGTTCGCGACGCTTCGGTAG
- a CDS encoding GNAT family N-acetyltransferase, with amino-acid sequence MKSPTSTSTQPSCTIRPFEAGDRPELLSLYETVFGRDRSSEWFRWKFVDNPYVDHVPIIVAEADGRLVGCRAFFAQEMRIGDAVRIAFQPCDTMVHPAYREQGLFSRMNEHALERYADRSPSFCFNFPNEQSKPGNLKHGWQEIGTFPVYYRPQDPVGSVRELARGGDDETSDADAIDGSGTGAENIGVDDTDGGIDERTHRDDTVDDTASGVTHALSGVITSSQQAGDRLVTQSDSELDVVRFETPPAALLESVYRRAIPDGIHTNRTAAFYRWRFENPAQRYTTYVATRDGETPVAALVLSQVDDHLRIIETLPRTVDTEQGAINQLLVTALGEYPDRNYVTAFGETLPTPIRYRFYPDTRFPLSTLVQPTSRTLLARDLNDGTGLEDTVVDDWALSRLDLDTT; translated from the coding sequence ATGAAAAGTCCCACATCGACATCCACGCAGCCGTCGTGTACGATCCGACCGTTCGAAGCAGGCGACCGCCCGGAACTGCTGTCGCTGTACGAGACGGTGTTCGGCCGCGACCGGAGCAGCGAGTGGTTCCGCTGGAAGTTCGTAGACAACCCCTACGTGGATCACGTCCCGATCATCGTCGCCGAAGCCGACGGCAGACTCGTGGGCTGTCGAGCGTTTTTCGCCCAGGAGATGCGGATCGGCGACGCCGTACGGATCGCGTTCCAGCCCTGTGATACGATGGTTCACCCAGCGTATCGAGAGCAAGGGCTGTTCAGCCGAATGAACGAACACGCACTCGAGCGATACGCCGATCGGTCGCCGTCGTTCTGCTTCAATTTTCCAAACGAGCAGTCCAAGCCGGGGAATCTCAAGCATGGGTGGCAAGAGATCGGCACGTTCCCGGTGTACTATCGACCACAGGACCCCGTCGGGAGCGTCCGGGAGTTGGCACGCGGCGGTGACGACGAGACCAGCGATGCTGACGCTATCGACGGCTCCGGCACAGGTGCCGAGAACATCGGTGTAGACGACACTGACGGCGGAATCGACGAACGCACGCACCGCGACGATACAGTCGATGACACCGCCAGTGGAGTAACACACGCACTGTCCGGCGTGATAACGAGTTCACAACAGGCGGGCGATCGACTGGTCACTCAGTCCGATTCGGAACTCGACGTCGTACGCTTCGAGACGCCGCCCGCGGCCCTCCTCGAGTCGGTGTATCGACGGGCGATTCCCGATGGGATCCACACGAATCGGACCGCGGCATTCTACCGGTGGCGCTTCGAGAATCCGGCACAGCGCTACACGACTTACGTCGCGACACGGGACGGCGAGACGCCGGTCGCAGCGCTCGTACTCTCGCAGGTCGATGACCACCTTCGGATCATCGAGACCCTTCCGCGGACGGTCGACACCGAACAGGGGGCAATCAATCAATTGCTTGTGACAGCGCTCGGCGAGTATCCCGATCGAAACTACGTTACGGCGTTCGGAGAAACGCTCCCAACACCCATTCGGTACCGGTTTTATCCCGACACACGGTTTCCGCTCTCGACGCTTGTGCAGCCGACGTCGAGGACGCTTCTCGCTCGTGATCTCAACGACGGAACCGGGCTCGAGGACACCGTAGTCGACGACTGGGCCCTCTCGAGGCTCGATTTAGACACAACATAA
- a CDS encoding alkaline phosphatase family protein, which yields MNDDSSLRTLLVGIDAACDRILEPLFDDGELPTLESIYREGTNGPLESQIPPWTASAWPSLYTGMNPGKHGVYGFLNFDGYDWDVVNATDVHERTLWELLDRHGITSAVVNVPVTHPPREFDGALIPGYTAPEDPDCHPAGLLEEVRAAIGEYRVYPDEDAADLGQAYTDCVRMRGEAFRYLAAEYEPEFGFVEFQATDSIFHERPDDDDAIRSIYREVDRQLGEILEATEPANVIVASDHGMGPYDGLEFRVNDYLREEGFVTTASGGQGMPNWATVRDGNLKEGDDTTRHEAGVAERAMATAAGFGLTSQRIGAVLERLGLDEFVAAYAPTGVVNAGATQVDFSESTAYVRSRIELGVRINLEGREPDGVVPPDAYEEVRTQLIDALRSVRTPDGEPVFEAVRPREEYFHGPESEDAVDIVTVPADFEHFLSATLRDEQFGPPSEPWNHKLEGTVAARGDEIDPTAGVGDAHLFDIAPTVLSTFGIPFDERMDGTPLPCVDAAGTEKYPRFDGARSVETADDDVEKRLADLGYLE from the coding sequence ATGAACGACGACTCTTCGCTCCGGACACTGCTCGTCGGGATCGATGCCGCCTGTGATCGGATCCTCGAGCCACTGTTCGACGACGGTGAGCTACCGACCCTCGAGTCGATTTACCGAGAGGGGACGAATGGCCCGCTCGAGTCCCAGATCCCGCCGTGGACGGCCTCGGCGTGGCCGTCACTGTATACGGGCATGAACCCCGGCAAACACGGTGTCTACGGCTTTCTCAATTTCGACGGCTACGACTGGGACGTGGTCAACGCGACCGACGTTCACGAGCGAACGCTGTGGGAGCTGCTCGACCGCCACGGGATCACGAGCGCGGTCGTCAACGTCCCCGTGACGCATCCGCCACGGGAGTTCGACGGTGCGCTGATCCCGGGCTACACCGCCCCAGAAGATCCCGACTGTCATCCCGCGGGGCTGCTCGAGGAGGTTCGAGCGGCGATCGGCGAGTACCGCGTCTACCCCGACGAGGACGCGGCCGACCTCGGACAGGCGTACACTGATTGCGTGCGTATGCGAGGGGAGGCGTTTCGCTATCTCGCCGCGGAGTACGAGCCCGAGTTCGGATTCGTCGAGTTCCAGGCGACGGATTCAATCTTCCACGAGCGGCCCGACGACGACGACGCGATTCGGTCGATCTACCGCGAAGTCGACCGACAGCTGGGCGAGATCCTCGAGGCAACGGAGCCGGCGAACGTGATCGTCGCGAGCGACCACGGGATGGGGCCGTACGACGGACTGGAGTTCCGCGTCAACGACTACCTCCGCGAGGAAGGATTCGTGACGACCGCAAGCGGCGGCCAGGGGATGCCGAACTGGGCGACAGTTCGGGACGGCAATCTCAAAGAAGGTGACGACACGACGCGCCACGAAGCCGGCGTCGCCGAGCGAGCGATGGCGACCGCCGCCGGATTCGGGCTGACGAGCCAGCGGATCGGGGCCGTTCTCGAGCGACTGGGACTCGACGAGTTCGTTGCGGCGTACGCGCCTACTGGTGTCGTCAACGCGGGGGCGACGCAGGTCGACTTCTCCGAATCGACCGCGTACGTGCGCTCGCGAATCGAACTCGGTGTGCGGATCAACCTCGAGGGCCGCGAGCCGGATGGCGTCGTCCCGCCGGACGCGTACGAGGAAGTTCGAACCCAACTCATCGACGCCCTGCGGTCGGTGCGGACGCCCGACGGGGAGCCCGTCTTCGAGGCCGTCCGGCCCAGAGAGGAGTACTTCCACGGGCCCGAGAGCGAGGATGCGGTCGACATCGTGACCGTCCCCGCCGATTTCGAGCACTTCCTGTCGGCGACGCTGCGAGACGAGCAGTTCGGCCCACCGAGCGAGCCGTGGAACCACAAGCTCGAGGGAACGGTCGCAGCTCGAGGCGACGAGATCGATCCCACAGCGGGCGTCGGGGATGCCCACCTCTTCGATATCGCTCCGACGGTCCTCTCGACGTTCGGGATTCCGTTCGACGAGCGGATGGACGGCACGCCGCTGCCGTGTGTCGACGCGGCCGGCACGGAGAAGTATCCGCGGTTCGACGGCGCACGGTCGGTCGAGACAGCCGACGACGACGTCGAGAAACGACTCGCGGATCTCGGCTACCTCGAGTGA
- a CDS encoding lipid II:glycine glycyltransferase FemX, translating into MSIEVRVATDDDLERWNSYVAQSPQGTLCHELEALRVQAEHADALVHPLIGFKGQEPVGLFPVFKIRKQFVTTAFSPPPHLRVPYLGPAFLNMGKLKQRKRERRRQRFMDGCFEWIESELNPKYGHIRTATAFEDSRPFKWNAYDVTPEYTYAVDLTVGEDDLLMSFSSDARSNIRNTDDDAYEVTVGGPEEIRLIHEQVKHRYESQDISFGVPVEFVLELADRTENGHVRPYTLRVDDEFVGGILALEYDGTTGRWMGGVRTDADVDVPTNDLLDWGIMKDGLENGLETYDLVGADTRRINRYKAKFNPELETYYSLEYGSWGMRTIASLYDSVK; encoded by the coding sequence ATGAGCATCGAGGTTCGCGTCGCGACCGACGACGACTTAGAGCGATGGAACAGCTACGTCGCACAGTCGCCACAGGGAACGCTGTGTCACGAACTCGAGGCGCTGCGGGTGCAGGCTGAACACGCCGACGCGCTGGTCCACCCGTTGATCGGGTTCAAAGGCCAGGAGCCGGTCGGGCTGTTTCCCGTCTTCAAGATCAGAAAGCAGTTCGTCACGACGGCGTTTTCTCCGCCCCCACACCTCCGCGTACCGTATCTCGGGCCGGCGTTTCTGAACATGGGGAAGCTGAAGCAGCGAAAGCGCGAGCGTCGCCGCCAGCGGTTCATGGACGGCTGTTTCGAGTGGATCGAGTCGGAGCTGAATCCGAAGTACGGCCACATCCGGACGGCGACGGCGTTCGAGGATTCGCGGCCGTTCAAGTGGAACGCCTACGACGTGACGCCGGAGTACACCTACGCCGTCGACCTCACCGTCGGAGAAGACGACCTCCTGATGTCGTTCAGCAGCGACGCCCGAAGCAACATCCGGAACACCGACGACGACGCCTACGAGGTCACAGTCGGCGGCCCCGAGGAGATTCGTCTGATCCACGAGCAGGTGAAACACCGGTACGAATCGCAGGATATCAGCTTCGGCGTGCCAGTCGAGTTTGTCCTCGAGCTCGCCGACCGAACCGAGAACGGCCACGTGCGGCCGTACACCCTTCGCGTGGACGACGAGTTCGTCGGCGGCATATTGGCCCTCGAGTACGACGGCACCACGGGTCGGTGGATGGGCGGGGTGCGGACCGACGCCGACGTCGACGTGCCGACGAACGACCTGCTCGACTGGGGAATCATGAAAGACGGCCTCGAGAACGGCCTCGAGACGTACGATCTCGTCGGGGCCGACACGCGCCGGATCAACCGGTACAAAGCGAAGTTCAACCCCGAACTGGAGACGTACTACAGCCTCGAGTACGGCTCGTGGGGGATGCGGACGATCGCGTCGCTGTACGACAGCGTCAAGTAG